In a single window of the Cydia amplana chromosome 4, ilCydAmpl1.1, whole genome shotgun sequence genome:
- the LOC134663022 gene encoding trypsin CFT-1-like isoform X1, whose product MRVALVLVAFGLAMVAAAPNNIQRIVGGQVTSIEKFPFMASMMYSWNLLTYHQSCGGSVLNSRAILSAAHCYVGDTPPRWRVRVGSTMANSGGVVHHLREIFNHPDYITATAGADISILHTATTIVFSDLVQPMFVPGRSYDLPHNDLVVAIGWGTLSPGGVQSEQLREVDVWHVSNAICRSRYAELGVHITNDMLCSGWLDVGGRDQCQGDSGGPLIHGENVVVGICSWGMSCALARYPGVNARVSSFTEWIQKTA is encoded by the exons ATGCGCGTCGCTCTTGTTTTggtggccttcggcctcgccatGGTTGCAG CGGCACCAAACAACATCCAGAGGATCGTCGGCGGGCAGGTGACGAGCATCGAAAAGTTCCCTTTTATGGCTTCTATGATGTACTCCTGGAACCTGTTGACGTATCACCAATCTTGCGGAGGCTCCGTGCTCAACTCTAGGGCCATATTGTCTGCTGCACATTGCTATGT AGGCGACACCCCTCCAAGATGGCGCGTCCGCGTGGGCTCGACCATGGCCAACAGCGGCGGTGTAGTCCACCACCTTCGCGAGATCTTCAACCACCCCGACTACATCACAGCGACCGCCGGCGCCGACATATCCATCCTGCATACAGCGACTACTATAGTGTTTAGTGATCTGGTGCAGCCCATGTTTGTACCTGGACGCAGCTATGACCTGCCTCATAATGATCTAGTCGTCGCTATTGGATGGGGCACTCTTTCT ccCGGCGGCGTGCAATCAGAACAGCTCCGTGAAGTCGACGTCTGGCACGTGAGCAACGCCATCTGTCGCTCCCGTTACGCAGAGCTCGGAGTACACATCACCAACGACATGCTCTGCTCTGGCTGGCTCGACGTCGGCGGCAGAGACCAGTGCCAGGGCGATTCTGGAGGCCCTCTGATCCACGGAGAGAATGTGGTAGTTGGAATTTGCTCGTGGGGAATGAGTTGTGCTTTAGCGAGGTATCCGGGGGTCAACGCTCGGGTGTCTTCGTTTACTGAATGGATTCAGAAGACCGCTTAA
- the LOC134663023 gene encoding trypsin CFT-1-like: MRFTLAVVAVWLTAVTAVPRNPQRIVGGSVTTIEQYPFAAPLLYSWNLITYSQSCSGTILNTRSILSAAHCFVGDAANRWRIRVGSTWANSGGVVHKVNSILIHPSHNTRTLDNDVALLRSATTISQSYQARPGSIAGANYYLADNQAVWAIGWGATCSSCSGSDQLRHVQIWVVNQSACKSRYLEVDGTVTDNMLCSGWLDVGGRDQCQGDSGGPLVHNDVVVGICSWGQGCAQPRYPGVNTRVSRFTAWIQANA, from the exons ATGCGTTTTACTTTAGCTGTAGTGGCAGTTTGGCTTACCGCCGTCACGG cgGTTCCCAGAAATCCCCAGAGAATCGTCGGTGGCTCCGTGACCACCATCGAGCAGTACCCGTTCGCAGCTCCATTGCTGTACTCTTGGAACCTGATCACCTACAGTCAGTCCTGCAGTGGCACTATCCTCAATACTAGGTCCATTCTCTCGGCCGCGCATTGCTTTGT GGGTGACGCAGCAAACAGATGGCGTATCCGCGTAGGCTCCACCTGGGCCAACAGCGGAGGCGTTGTTCACAAAGTCAACTCTATCCTCATCCACCCCAGCCACAACACCCGGACTCTTGACAATGACGTCGCTCTGCTGCGCTCAGCGACTACCATCTCGCAGAGTTATCAG GCTCGCCCTGGCAGCATCGCCGGGGCCAACTACTACTTAGCTGACAACCAAGCTGTTTGGGCCATAGGATGGGGGGCGACATGTTCCAGCTGTTCTGGGTCTGACCAGCTGAGACATGTTCAGATCTGGGTTGTGAACCAGAGCGCTTGCAAGAGCCGCTACCTTGAG GTTGACGGTACGGTCACCGACAACATGCTGTGCTCTGGTTGGCTGGACGTGGGCGGGCGCGACCAGTGCCAGGGCGACTCGGGCGGCCCTCTGGTCCACAATGACGTGGTGGTCGGAATATGCTCGTGGGGCCAGGGCTGCGCGCAACCGCGGTATCCTGGAGTCAACACTCGCGTTTCCCGATTTACTGCATGGATACAAGCCAACGCCTAA
- the LOC134663022 gene encoding trypsin CFT-1-like isoform X2 gives MGVDLALVAFGLAMVEAAPNNIQRIVGGQVTSIEKFPFMASMMYSWNLLTYHQSCGGSVLNSRAILSAAHCYVGDTPPRWRVRVGSTMANSGGVVHHLREIFNHPDYITATAGADISILHTATTIVFSDLVQPMFVPGRSYDLPHNDLVVAIGWGTLSPGGVQSEQLREVDVWHVSNAICRSRYAELGVHITNDMLCSGWLDVGGRDQCQGDSGGPLIHGENVVVGICSWGMSCALARYPGVNARVSSFTEWIQKTA, from the exons ATGGGTGTCGATCTTGCATTGGTGGCCTTTGGCCTCGCCATGGTTGAAG CGGCACCAAACAACATCCAGAGGATCGTCGGCGGGCAGGTGACGAGCATCGAAAAGTTCCCTTTTATGGCTTCTATGATGTACTCCTGGAACCTGTTGACGTATCACCAATCTTGCGGAGGCTCCGTGCTCAACTCTAGGGCCATATTGTCTGCTGCACATTGCTATGT AGGCGACACCCCTCCAAGATGGCGCGTCCGCGTGGGCTCGACCATGGCCAACAGCGGCGGTGTAGTCCACCACCTTCGCGAGATCTTCAACCACCCCGACTACATCACAGCGACCGCCGGCGCCGACATATCCATCCTGCATACAGCGACTACTATAGTGTTTAGTGATCTGGTGCAGCCCATGTTTGTACCTGGACGCAGCTATGACCTGCCTCATAATGATCTAGTCGTCGCTATTGGATGGGGCACTCTTTCT ccCGGCGGCGTGCAATCAGAACAGCTCCGTGAAGTCGACGTCTGGCACGTGAGCAACGCCATCTGTCGCTCCCGTTACGCAGAGCTCGGAGTACACATCACCAACGACATGCTCTGCTCTGGCTGGCTCGACGTCGGCGGCAGAGACCAGTGCCAGGGCGATTCTGGAGGCCCTCTGATCCACGGAGAGAATGTGGTAGTTGGAATTTGCTCGTGGGGAATGAGTTGTGCTTTAGCGAGGTATCCGGGGGTCAACGCTCGGGTGTCTTCGTTTACTGAATGGATTCAGAAGACCGCTTAA